The following are from one region of the Juglans regia cultivar Chandler chromosome 10, Walnut 2.0, whole genome shotgun sequence genome:
- the LOC108988947 gene encoding AT-hook motif nuclear-localized protein 3-like isoform X2, which produces MEEKESSGSGVGVKVDEVPESYRIGPGTENPTQLGEGPTMAATAASPVSVATPGTRMKKKRGRPRKYGPDGAVSLALSPMPISSSIPLTGEFSAWKRGRGRPIESVKKSHKHEYRSSGERIAYSVGANFTPHVITVNAGEDVTMKVMSFSQQESRAICILSANGTISNVTLRQPTSLGGTLTYEGRFEILSLSGSFLPTENGGTKSRSGGMSVSLAGPDGRVVGGGLAGLLVAAGPVQVIVGSFLPGHQQEQKPKKQRIESTSTMTPIHANLLSTEETNGVYGRERPVLTSSTAFHGDNSASLNPHSGL; this is translated from the exons atgGAGGAGAAAGAGAGCTCTGGTTCTGGGGTTGGCGTGAAAGTTGATGAGGTCCCAGAGAGCTACCGGATAGGCCCAGGGACCGAAAATCCGACCCAATTAGGCGAGGGGCCCACAATGGCGGCTACGGCTGCCTCGCCGGTGAGTGTGGCGACGCCCGGTACgagaatgaagaagaagaggggcagGCCAAGGAAGTATGGTCCCGACGGTGCCGTATCGCTGGCATTGTCTCCGATGCCGATTTCATCCTCGATACCACTTACCGGGGAGTTCTCAGCTTGGAAACGGGGTAGGGGGAGGCCCATCGAATCCGTCAAGAAGTCGCATAAGCACGAGTATCGCAGCTCAG GTGAGAGAATTGCATACTCTGTTGGTGCAAATTTTACTCCCCATGTGATCACTGTTAATGCTGGTGAG GATGTTACAATGAAGGTTATGTCCTTCTCCCAACAAGAATCCCGTGCTATATGTATTCTTTCTGCAAATGGTACAATTTCTAATGTTACACTTCGGCAACCTACTTCTCTAGGGGGTACCTTAACATATGAG GGTCGATTTGAGATACTTTCTTTGTCTGGATCATTTCTGCCTACCGAGAATGGAGGGACAAAAAGTAGATCTGGTGGGATGAGCGTCTCTTTGGCTGGACCAGATGGTCGAGTGGTTGGGGGAGGACTTGCTGGTTTATTAGTGGCTGCTGGCCCTGTGCAG GTTATTGTGGGCAGTTTTCTACCAGGGCACCAGCAAGAACAGAAGCCCAAGAAGCAAAGAATTGAGTCTACATCAACTATGACCCCTATTCATGCCAATCTTCTCTCTACTGAAGAAACAAACGGAGTCTATGGGAGAGAAAGGCCCGTTCTCACGTCTTCTACTGCCTTTCATGGAGACAATTCAGCTTCTCTTAACCCACATTCAGGGCTTTAG
- the LOC108988947 gene encoding AT-hook motif nuclear-localized protein 3-like isoform X1 — protein sequence MEEKESSGSGVGVKVDEVPESYRIGPGTENPTQLGEGPTMAATAASPVSVATPGTRMKKKRGRPRKYGPDGAVSLALSPMPISSSIPLTGEFSAWKRGRGRPIESVKKSHKHEYRSSAFCIVGERIAYSVGANFTPHVITVNAGEDVTMKVMSFSQQESRAICILSANGTISNVTLRQPTSLGGTLTYEGRFEILSLSGSFLPTENGGTKSRSGGMSVSLAGPDGRVVGGGLAGLLVAAGPVQVIVGSFLPGHQQEQKPKKQRIESTSTMTPIHANLLSTEETNGVYGRERPVLTSSTAFHGDNSASLNPHSGL from the exons atgGAGGAGAAAGAGAGCTCTGGTTCTGGGGTTGGCGTGAAAGTTGATGAGGTCCCAGAGAGCTACCGGATAGGCCCAGGGACCGAAAATCCGACCCAATTAGGCGAGGGGCCCACAATGGCGGCTACGGCTGCCTCGCCGGTGAGTGTGGCGACGCCCGGTACgagaatgaagaagaagaggggcagGCCAAGGAAGTATGGTCCCGACGGTGCCGTATCGCTGGCATTGTCTCCGATGCCGATTTCATCCTCGATACCACTTACCGGGGAGTTCTCAGCTTGGAAACGGGGTAGGGGGAGGCCCATCGAATCCGTCAAGAAGTCGCATAAGCACGAGTATCGCAGCTCAG CATTTTGTATTGTAGGTGAGAGAATTGCATACTCTGTTGGTGCAAATTTTACTCCCCATGTGATCACTGTTAATGCTGGTGAG GATGTTACAATGAAGGTTATGTCCTTCTCCCAACAAGAATCCCGTGCTATATGTATTCTTTCTGCAAATGGTACAATTTCTAATGTTACACTTCGGCAACCTACTTCTCTAGGGGGTACCTTAACATATGAG GGTCGATTTGAGATACTTTCTTTGTCTGGATCATTTCTGCCTACCGAGAATGGAGGGACAAAAAGTAGATCTGGTGGGATGAGCGTCTCTTTGGCTGGACCAGATGGTCGAGTGGTTGGGGGAGGACTTGCTGGTTTATTAGTGGCTGCTGGCCCTGTGCAG GTTATTGTGGGCAGTTTTCTACCAGGGCACCAGCAAGAACAGAAGCCCAAGAAGCAAAGAATTGAGTCTACATCAACTATGACCCCTATTCATGCCAATCTTCTCTCTACTGAAGAAACAAACGGAGTCTATGGGAGAGAAAGGCCCGTTCTCACGTCTTCTACTGCCTTTCATGGAGACAATTCAGCTTCTCTTAACCCACATTCAGGGCTTTAG
- the LOC108988946 gene encoding 65-kDa microtubule-associated protein 3-like, translating into MALLLNMSNPRTDPLLQVETTCGSLLYELQIIWDEVGESVADRDKMLLELEKECLEVYRRKVDLANRSRAQLRQAIADAEAELAAICSATGERPVHIRQSVQNTGSLKEELSRILPQLEEMRKRKSERRNQFLEVQEQIQKISNEIYGSTEYISSMLVVDESDLSLRKLEELHRELHELQKEKSDRLRQVQEHVCALNSLCSVLGVDSKKILTEVHPSLRDSERSKNISNGTIEQLAAAIQKLREVKLQRMQRLQDLATTMLELWNLMDTPMEEQQMFQNVTCNIAASEHEITEPNSLSMDFINHVEAEVSRLEEFKSSKMKELVLKKRSELEEFCRKTHMVPEVDSTMEDVIDAIESGVVDPACLLEQIELQIANVKEEAFSRKELLEKVEKWLAACDEESWLEEYNRDENRYNAGRGAHLTLKRAEKARSLVNKLPAMVDALASKTLAWEKERGIEFTYDGIRLLSMLEEYTLVRQEKEQERRRQRDQKKLQGQLIAEQEALYGSKPSPSKTQGVKKAPRMSTGGASSKRLSLGGTMLHTPKPDPLQSAKATPHSRPIRKNDRMHQNPDQLNPQYDGISVLSAGRRGLDVAGLPVKKHSFGNGNVREGESPMMRIPFSPIISTAPSKANVANLLDDPNRTRSEKMQKTLPTKNLQFNTPSKTTSMADEENKTPKSLPIRVPTTPSTVSVPMQTAPTPAPAPLVSFGAKVVELIPEEIEYSFEERRAGFVLPKTHTRPMILQV; encoded by the exons ATG GCGCTGTTGCTTAATATGTCTAATCCTCGAACTGATCCACTTCTGCAAGTGGAAACAACATGTGGATCCCTTCTATATGAACTTCAG ATtatttgggatgaagttggtgaaTCAGTTGCTGATAGGGATAAAATGCTGCTTGAGCTTGAAAAAGAATGTTTAGAAGTATACAGGAGAAAGGTAGATCTTGCAAATCGATCTAGAGCTCAGCTACGCCAGGCAATAGCTGATGCCGAAGCTGAATTGGCTGCCATCTGTTCTGCAACTGGGGAGCGACCTGTACATATTAGGCAG TCTGTTCAAAATACTGGAAGCTTGAAGGAAGAGCTCAGTAGAATTCTTCCACAATTGGAGGAGATGCGGAAAAGGAAATCTGAGAGAAGAAATCAATTcctagaagtccaagagcagATACAGAAGATCTCAAACGAGATTTATGGATCCACAGAGTATATTTCATCCATGTTGGTAGTGGATGAAAGTGATTTGTCTTTGAGAAAGCTTGAGGAGTTGCACAGAGAGCTGCATGAACTTCAAAAGGAGAAG AGTGATCGCCTGAGGCAGGTTCAGGAACATGTGTGTGCCCTGAATTCGCTTTGCTCAGTGCTTGGTGTGGATTCTAAGAAGATACTAACTGAGGTTCATCCAAGTTTACGAGACTCTGAAAGGTCCAAGAATATAAGTAATGGTACGATTGAGCAGTTGGCTGCTGCGATACAAAAATTGCGAGAGGTTAAACTACAGAGAATGCAGAGG CTCCAAGATCTTGCAACTACCATGTTGGAGCTCTGGAATTTGATGGATACACCAATGGAAGAGCAACAAATGTTTCAGAATGTTACTTGTAACATAGCTGCTTCAGAACATGAAATAACTGAACCAAATTCTCTCTCCATGGACTTCATTAATCAC GTTGAGGCTGAAGTATCTCGGTTGGAAGAATTCAAGTCGAGCAAAATGAAAGAGCTTGTTCTGAAGAAGAGGTCAGAGCTAGAGGAGTTCTGTAGAAAGACGCATATGGTTCCAGAAGTAGATAGCACAATGGAAGATGTCATTGACGCGATAGAATCTG GAGTTGTGGACCCTGCTTGTCTCCTTGAGCAAATTGAGCTTCAGATTGCTAATGTTAAAGAGGAAGCTTTTAGCAGGAAAGAACTACTCGAAAAGGTTGAGAAATGGTTGGCTGCATGTGATGAGGAGAGTTGGCTTGAAGAGTATAATAGG GATGAGAATCGATACAATGCTGGAAGAGGTGCTCATCTTACTCTCAAGCGTGCTGAGAAGGCTCGCTCTTTGGTTAACAAACTTCCAG CAATGGTTGATGCGTTGGCTTCAAAAACCCTGGCATGGGAGAAGGAAAGAGGCATTGAGTTCACATATGATGGT ATCCGTCTCTTATCTATGCTTGAAGAGTATACTTTAGTGCGGCAAGAGAAAGAACAAGAACGTCGTAGACAGCGG GACCAGAAGAAACTTCAGGGACAACTGATCGCAGAACAAGAGGCACTTTATGGGTCAAAACCCAGCCCTTCAAAGACCCAGGGTGTAAAAAAAGCACCCAGGATGTCAACCGGAGGTGCAAGCAGTAAAAGACTTTCACTTGGAGGAACAATGCTTCACACTCCCAAACCTGATCCGCTTCAATCTGCGAAAGCTACTCCTCACTCGCGCCCCATTAGGAAAAATGACCGGATGCACCAAAATCCTGACCAACTCAATCCTCAATATGATGGCATTTCTGTTTTATCTGCAG GTAGGAGAGGCTTGGATGTTGCCGGTCTCCCTGTAAAAAAACACTCATTTGGAAATGGAAATGTTCGTGAAGGAGAGTCACCCATGATGCGGATACCATTTTCACCCATCATCTCGACAGCACCATCAAAGGCCAACGTGGCAAACTTGTTGGATGATCCAAACAGGACTCGTAGCGAGAAGATGCAGAAGACACTTCCAACCAAGAATCTGCAATTCAATACTCCCTCCAAGACAACTTCAATGGCAGATGAAGAGAACAAAACGCCAAAGTCACTTCCGATTCGTGTCCCCACAACACCTTCAACTGTGTCAGTTCCGATGCAGACAGCCCCGACTCCGGCTCCTGCACCACTGGTCTCTTTTGGAGCCAAGGTAGTCGAACTGATTCCAGAAGAAATTGAATATTCATTCGAGGAAAGGAGAGCTGGTTTTGTGCTTCCTAAAACACACACAAGGCCAATGATACTGCAAGTATGA